A window from Cyprinus carpio isolate SPL01 unplaced genomic scaffold, ASM1834038v1 S000006753, whole genome shotgun sequence encodes these proteins:
- the LOC122144729 gene encoding SERTA domain-containing protein 2-like, giving the protein MVGLSIVSLTSESPLGKNNVEVHVGPGGKRKLSTCKDPAQDLPYPQQRQLVLDLCLDKLQSCQRRAEPSLHRSVLLANTLRQIQQEMRQEGETCLPPAPLGPSIPHASTPRHFPDLPPVPLDCPPPLTGALSPSFPLTMAEDEEVQFGCSVNETFLPSLAGEDDTRSSDSLFGSFEITNSTSYLTDLALDDIFDDIDTSMYDSDISVLAFPVQRSSGVDDDLKSLSSCTSNNSLQLCLSDINDLDHIMEILVRS; this is encoded by the exons ATGGTGGGACTTTCCATTGTCAGCCTCACTTCTGAATCACCACTAGGTAAAAACAACGTGGAA GTACATGTTGGGCCGGGGGGGAAACGTAAGCTGAGCACATGCAAGGACCCTGCCCAGGACTTGCCATATCCTCAGCAGAGGCAGCTGGTGCTGGACTTGTGTCTAGACAAGCTACAAAGCTGCCAGCGGCGAGCTGAACCCAGCCTGCACCGTTCAGTCCTGCTGGCCAACACCCTCCGCCAGATTCAGCAGGAAATGAGACAGGAGGGGGAAACCTGTTTGCCACCAGCCCCGCTCGGCCCCTCCATCCCTCACGCCTCCACCCCACGCCACTTCCCTGACCTGCCACCTGTGCCCTTAGACTGTCCTCCACCTTTAACCGGAGCACTGTCCCCTTCATTCCCCCTCACAATGGCTGAGGATGAGGAGGTCCAGTTTGGTTGCAGCGTAAATGAGACTTTCTTGCCATCCCTGGCTGGTGAGGATGACACAAGGTCATCAGATTCACTCTTTGGCTCATTTGAGATTACCAATTCCACCAGCTACTTGACAGACTTGGCTTTGGATGACATCTTTGATGACATTGACACGTCGATGTACGACTCTGACATTTCTGTCCTAGCGTTTCCTGTGCAGAGAAGCAGCGGGGTGGACGATGACCTCAAGAGCCTTTCCAGCTGCACCTCCAACAACAGCCTACAGCTCTGTCTCTCAGACATCAACGACCTGGACCACATCATGGAGATCCTTGTGCGCTCCTGA